The proteins below are encoded in one region of Ostrea edulis chromosome 3, xbOstEdul1.1, whole genome shotgun sequence:
- the LOC125674131 gene encoding tripartite motif-containing protein 3-like — protein sequence MRNSYKNMSFRKPPAPRPKNRVASVLGELEKTFPQSSVRSNKATLNSSHVRTHHCTTSSSVGKTDIARPTVQNTENATPPCQNHPSHRCEQYCSECETVACLECILSGQHKNHDVQNISVFYDTTRELILKDTQELASFISPFYDTIMSDIEITHTIVATQHEERKKTILELGKDLHQIVDNITKKYLEEEEKMETDDIENLQSLERKILALRNQVRLTIEDNNRILTDRDFYKPIQKLHQYTSKNHQFRDVPERFEIIVSDFHPSKPTDTELCQIIGRLDPTVTKPIQKQRLPALRKGIDKSSETVGTVHPHVLSSVQTGFTRTARVSCSKLHTDQFVVCGDSKVMKYFSKGKLLEEVTTQTGNEPFDLAVTRDGHLVYSDWDDKSIDIVRDGRAQCLIRLLGWRPQGVCSTSTNDLLVTMRMDDSSQSKVVRYSQAKVTQEIQYNDSRNPLYSNPAFIEENKNHDIVVSDWNTQAVVVVTRMGKFRFSYTGNPGSKTAKPFNPYGVATDSMCHILIADFDNNVVHILDRNGQFVFYIGSCHLQYPWDLSTDCNDNLLVAECYSNDVKQIKYF from the exons ATGAGG aatTCTTATAAAAATATGTCGTTCAGAAAACCTCCAGCTCCCCGACCGAAAAACAGGGTCGCCAGTGTGTTAGGAGAACTGGAAAAAACATTCCCGCAATCATCAGTCCGTTCAAATAAGGCAACTTTGAATTCCTCACACGTGCGCACGCACCACTGTACCACATCCTCATCTGTTGGGAAAACTGACATCGCTCGCCCCACGGTCCAAAATACTGAAAATGCAACGCCCCCGTGTCAAAATCACCCCAGCCACAGGTGCGAACAGTATTGTTCAGAATGTGAGACAGTAGCATGCTTAGAATGCATTTTGTCTGGTCAACATAAAAATCATGACGTACAAAACATCTCGGTTTTCTATGATACGACGAGGGAACTTATCTTGAAAGACACACAAGAACTTGCAAGTTTTATTTCGCCGTTTTATGATACAATTATGTCGGATATTGAAATAACACACACAATTGTTGCAACTCAACACgaagagagaaagaaaacaattttgGAACTGGGAAAGGATCTTCACCAGATAGTTGACAATATCACCAAAAAATATTTGGAAGAAGAGGAGAAAATGGAAACAGACGACATAGAAAACCTACAATCTCTGGAGAGGAAAATCCTTGCACTGAGAAACCAAGTTCGACTAACGATAGAAGATAATAACAGAATACTCACCGATAGAGATTTCTACAAACCCATTCAAAAACTTCATCAGTATACATCCAAAAACCACCAATTCAGGGACGTACCGGAGAGATTTGAAATAATTGTCTCCGACTTCCATCCATCAAAACCAACAGACACAGAGCTGTGCCAAATCATCGGACGTCTAGACCCAACCGTAACAAAACCGATCCAAAAACAACGACTACCGGCCTTGAGGAAAGGAATCGATAAAAGTTCCGAAACAGTGGGTACTGTTCACCCACACGTGTTAAGCAGTGTACAGACCGGGTTTACCCGCACTGCAAGGGTGTCTTGTTCTAAGCTGCACACGGACCAGTTCGTTGTCTGTGGCGACAGCAAggtgatgaaatatttcagtaaaGGGAAACTCCTGGAAGAAGTTACCACCCAAACTGGGAACGAGCCATTTGATCTGGCAGTCACTAGAGATGGACATCTGGTTTACAGCGACTGGGATGATAAAAGTATCGATATAGTGAGAGATGGAAGGGCGCAATGTCTGATCAGATTACTGGGTTGGAGACCGCAGGGCGTCTGCTCCACCTCCACGAATGACTTACTCGTCACAATGAGAATGGACGATTCATCTCAAAGTAAGGTAGTCCGTTACTCCCAGGCCAAAGTCACACAAGAGATTCAGTACAACGACAGTCGTAACCCCCTGTATTCTAATCCAGCCTTcattgaagaaaacaaaaaccaCGACATTGTTGTTAGTGATTGGAACACCCAAGCTGTTGTCGTAGTAACGAGAATGGGGAAGTTTAGGTTCTCTTACACCGGAAATCCGGGGTCAAAGACGGCTAAACCGTTTAATCCATATGGAGTTGCTACAGACAGTATGTGCCATATTCTGATCGCCGACTTTGACAACAATGTGGTACACATCCTTGATCGGAATGGACAGTTCGTTTTCTACATAGGCAGCTGCCATTTGCAATATCCATGGGATCTCAGTACTGACTGTAATGACAATCTGCTTGTTGCCGAGTGTTATTCTAACGAcgtaaaacaaattaaatactTCTGA